One genomic segment of Pristiophorus japonicus isolate sPriJap1 chromosome 8, sPriJap1.hap1, whole genome shotgun sequence includes these proteins:
- the LOC139268490 gene encoding transmembrane protein 205: protein MSSVPIAMPTEGEPTTFAKLLHLMFLSTFWGMQIWVTFISGLIMNSNLTRHTLGLIQSRLFPYYFQLGSACAFFNLTIFAIHHPSELLNEEETFQIIIFFICVTVAGLNAQWFGKITSDIMADMHLIEKSCGLGQDIGLSTNREAYDQLKESNPKYKTFSHQLTLYHNASSLCNLCCIICNGISLYYMAVNLSTL, encoded by the exons ATGTCATCTGTGCCAATTGCCATGCCTACTGAAGGAGAACCCACAACATTTGCCAAACTTCTCCACCTGATGTTCCTGTCTACGTTCTGGGGGATGCAGATATGGGTCACATTTATATCTG GTTTGATCATGAACAGTAACCTCACCAGACACACACTTGGTTTAATTCAGAGCAGACTTTTTCCATACTATTTTCAACTTGGATCTGCCTGTGCTTTCTTTAACTTAACCATCTTTGCAATTCATCATCCCAGTGAGCTGTTAAACGAAGAAGAGACATTTCAG ATTATAATTTTCTTCATCTGTGTGACAGTTGCTGGGCTCAATGCTCAATGGTTTGGAAAGATAACTTCTGATATCATGGCTGACATGCATCTGATTGAAAAGAGCTGTGGGCTGGGGCAGGATATTGGACTGTCAACCAACAGGGAGGCCTATGACCAGCTGAAGGAGAGTAACCCCAAATACAAGACGTTTTCACACCAACTAACCCTGTATCACAACGCCTCCTCTTTGTGTAATCTGTGTTGCATCATCTGTAATGGAATAAGTTTGTACTACATGGCAGTCAATTTATCCACGTTATAA